TGGACCGTTTGTACTCGAACGTGAAGCGATACGGGGTCTTGAGCACCTGCGGGTCTTCGATCACGACCTGGTTCTCCAGGTGATCCGGCGCCGTCAGCCTGATGCGTTCGATGATCTTCATGTCCTTGCCGTGTGGAACGTCGTAGAAACTCACGTCCGTTCGCACCCGTTGTGTTTCCACGACGAGCGTGTCGCCTTCCCAATGGCCGCGTGAATGGCCTTGATATTTAGGGTCCAGGGTCTCTTTTGCAGGCATCGCTTCGTTCAAGAGAATCCGGCGGACCTGCTGGAGATACTCACCGAGGACAATCACTTGCTTGTCGTCGTGAATGATCTGGATCGGGAAGAGCGCCGCCATCAACGTTGGCATTCCCTCGGGCAGGCATCTGGAACTTGTTGTGGCCAACGGCGTTCCGGCCTCGTTCGCAGCGGCTTGTTTCTTCTTCAGCGCGACGTATTCGTCGGCATAGGGCGCCTTCAGGTCCATCGGTCCGCCTGGGTGCACCGGGTTGTCGGGGTTCTCACCGAACCAGTCGTCCGGGGTTCGTTCCCAGGTGCCGCTGATGTCGGGGCGTGCGCTGACGCTGTGTTTGTCGCTTAGAGGTTTGGAAGGTGTAGCGGCGTTGCACATCCCGGCGACAGTCACGAGGGCGATGCCCAGGACGATCATTGCCGTGTTCAAGGTTCGTGTCGGTTTCATTGAAACGTCTCCACGCTGCTGGTCTGGTCCGGTCGGTTAGGTCGTCATGAAGCCAGGGAAGGATTTCTCATCCGCCGCCCGTGAGTACGACGTCACCGATCTTGATCTCCACGAGCAGCCCTCCTGGCTCACCGTTTTTCAACGGTTTGAAGGACACCTCGGCAGTCTCGCCGGCCTTGATCGACTCAGCGGTCCAGCCCGTGCGCTGTAACGCGTTGACACTGCCCGTTTCGATCTTGAATCGCTGGGCCGGCGGGCCGGGTGTATCGAGGTAAATCGTGATGTGAGGATTGCTCCAGGCAAAGCGCTCGACGACACCCTTGATCGAGACGGTCTGGGTCTGGTCGAAAAGCGCGAACGAATGGTGAGCACTGGCAACAGGTGCCAGGGCACTGCAGGCGAAGAGGGTCAGAAGACAAAGCCCCTGACGTAACAGCGGGGAGGGTGACAAAGGGGTCATGACAGGTGCCTCGGTTCTTATGGTTCTTATGGGCCCAGCATAGGGGGAGTGCGCTCAGAGGCCGTAGCCCAAAACGGCAACCATTCGAGGCGCTGAGGATGTTTTGCAGCGGGGGAGGTATCGCGCGAGGGGATGGGCGGCCAGCCCCTTGAAAGTGCTGATTTGGGTTACCGCTTGCGCGACCCAAGCCGGAACACTCATGGCTCGCCTCATAAATATAAAAACAGGAGAGACGTCATGCGCACCCTCAGTTACGCCCCATTACTTTCGCTGGTCGCACTCTGTACATTTGAGCCGCAGGTACACGCCTACCAGCTCTACAACGAAGACGATGGCGGAACCGTCCTGAACGCCGACCTGTCGGCGGCGTTTGGCTGGTTCGGCAGCGAGAAAAACTACATTGGCGACCCTGAGAGGGAGCCTGGCAGGATGCGCTGGCAAGAAGGCTTCGCCAAGTACGGTCTCAACGGCACGACAAACAAGATCACTGCCGGTTCCGTCTATGGCGGACTCAGCTGGATCAGCACGGGATCATTTGGCGATGGGGACGCGGGAGGACTCACCGTCGGGGATGAAAGAAGAACGGCTGTGGAAGACGCCTACCTGGGCTGGAAGTCAGGTGACCTGATTCCTGCGCTGGGCAAGGACGGCGTTGATTTCTCTTTTGGCCGGCAGCTCGTTACGGTGGACGGCTTCCTGATCACTGACGACGGGTTCGCCCCCGGGAAGGCCTTCAGCCCTATCGAGGGCGTAAGGGATGGCCGGTTCAATCGCGGTGGCGCCTTTTACCTTGGCCCGCGGTTGGCGTTCGGGAATACGGCAGTCTTGAAACTGGGTGGTCAGGAGGGCCTGCACGGTAGCCTGATATGGCTCAAATCCGATAACCCCGGGCAGTCGAAGACCGAAGTGGCTGCCGCCACCCTCGACTACACGACGCCCGTCGGCTCGATCGGTTCGACGTACGTGCACGGCCTGGATGTTGACGAGCGATATGCCTTTGGCGATCGGCTTGAGCGCAAGGGCATGAACGTCTACAGCATTCGTGGGCAGGGCAATGCCGGGATCGAGAATGCCGACTTTGCGTTCGAGGTCGCACGTCAGGAAAAACGCTCGGGCTCACAGCGGGCGATGTTCTTCGAAGCGGGCTACACCTTTGCCGACACCCAATGGCAACCGACGGTGAGCTATCGATATTCGCGCTATTCCGAAGGTTACGACTTTCTGTTCCAGGGAGGTTTTCGCAAGCGATACCAGGGTGAAGTCGCCGCCAATTACGCAGGTTCAGTGACCTCGAACATGGCGATCAACGACGTGCTCCTCTCAGTCAAGCCGACCGATAAATTGACCCTTAACGCAATGGCCTTCAACTACCACCAGCTCTCCCGTACGCATGAGCAGGACTTCGCTGCACGTGAGGTCGACCTTTTTCTGGATTGGATGGTGACGGATAACGTCACACTCTCGCCTCTGGTCGGCTTCTACAAGCCCGAAAAGTGGCTCGGGGACGGTGGTCTGCAGAGCGGGAGCGCATCAACGAACACTTACTTCCAGTTCATCGTGTGGATGACGTTCTGAGTCGCCGCTCACGCCGTAACGACGAAGGTTTGTTGCCGGTATCTTGATCGGGGGCGCCACCCGCGGTGGCGCATTCCCGATGGGAGGTCGCCAGGCAACAGACGATCGAGGAGGGGCCAGGCTAGGTGGTTTTTTTGCCGACGAAGCCCATCTCGATTGGGGTCTTTATGTAGAACACAGAGATTTCCTCAGCCTCCAGCCTCTTGAGCAACCTTTCGGATTCGTCCTCGGTGATAGCCATGCGAATCTCCGTAGGCTGATCCGCGAGTTCAAAAAAATGCGAAGAGTGCAGTCGACCGGTGTGTCCAAAACCCTCGATAGCCGTAGAGAGAGTCGCACCACGCAGCCCCATCTCCTTGGCCACATCGACGATCCATTCGCCAAGCATCTTTCCCTGATAACGGCGGTTCTGTTGAGTGAAGAAAATCACCAGAAAACCTTTCATTTTCATCTCCTCATCGCATGCCAATGATTTGATAGGACAAAAGCCCGGCAGCGGTCATCACCAACGAGCCTACGACGTGCAATGAAATTGAGCCGAGCGCCCAGAGCAGTCTGCCTTCCTGGATCAGGGCAACTGTTTCGGCGGAAAACGTAGAAAAGGTGGTAAGCCCACCGCAGAAACCCGTGATGATCAGCAGGCGCCACTCAGGACTCAAGGTGGGGGAGGCGGCCAAAAACGCGATAGCCAGGCCAATGATGTAGCCCCCGACCATGTTCGCGACCACCGTGCCCGGGGGAATCGTGGGGAACAGGGCGTTCAGCTTCATGCCCAGGAGCCAGCGCAACCAGGCACCAAGTGACGCACCAACGGCGATAACTGCGAGTGATTTCAGCATGGCGGGCTCACCTCGTCAGACCTGGGCCAAACTGATAGCAGGTAAGCACAACAGAACTGAAAACTTCAAGAACCCCGTACGCAAGTGACTGTACCGGGCCCCCTCAGGTCAGAGCCACGAAGGCGTGGACATCTTGCGCCCACGCCTCATCAAGTTACAGCATGCGGCGCAGGACGTCGTTTCGAGGGTCCCGGTCGTAAAACCGGTGTTTGAGGGCGCCTACGACATGCAACAGGATCAGTCCGAGCAGGGTGTAGGCGAGCACTTTGTGCAGCCATTGGAAGACGACGAACCAATTGTCATTTTTCGGAAGGAGCTCCGGCAGGTTGACCCCAAAAAAGAACACCCCGTCGCTCATCGTGTAAGTGCTCGACATTGAGTAACCCATCAACGGCACGATCACGACGAGCGCATACATGACACGCTGCGTAAGCCTTGACAGGAACCTTTCATAACTTGCCAGCGTTTCCAGCGGCTGCGGAAGCACGGGGGTCCGAAAGCGCAGGGCGATCTGGGTCAGGACAACCAGAAACACCAGCAGCCCAAAGGATTTGTGCCACGGGTAATAGAGCTCGTACTTGCTCGCCACTTCGTCATTCAGACCGGTCATATGCCAGCCTGCCCAGAGGAGGCCTGCGATGAGTGCGGCACGCACCCAGTGCAACATTCGCAGGGACGTCGGATACCGATCGGTTGTTTGTTGATCTATCGGGTTCATCGCAGTCTCTCCATTGATTATCAACGGCATCAGGGATGCACTTTTGAACGCTAACCCTCGCGGCACAGGGGCCGGAGGGTTATTCGGTCAGGACAGGGATCGTGCTCAGGAAGGTAGCAGCACGGTGATGACTTTCTCCTCGGTGTAGGCCACCGCGCCGGCAAACCCGCCTTCACGGCCGATACCGCTGGTCTTTACGCCACCCCAGGGCAGGTTGGCGTCCAGCGGACTCCAGCAGTTGATACCCACGGCACCGGCCTTCACCGCAGCGGCTACGCGGTGCGCTCGCACCAGGTCGGTCGTCCAGACCGTGGCCGCCAGGCCGTAGGAGGAGTCATTGGCCAGTGCGATAGCTTCCTCTTCGCTGTCGAACGTGATCAGCGTGCCGACGGGCCCGAAGATTTCGTCTTGGGCGATCGCCATGGCGTTGTTCGCGTTGGTGAAGATCGTCGGCCGGACAAACCAGCCCTGTTCAGGCGTCGATACACCACCGGCCAGCAGCGAGGCGCCTTGGTCTATTCCCAGTTGGATGTATCGGTTAACGCGATCGAATTGCGCTTTCTTGGCCACCGGTCCCATCTGTACACCGGGCTGGCGAGGGTCGCCCACGTTGACTGCCTCTGCGGCATCGGCCAGCGCTGCGCCGAAGCGATCTGCGATGCTGCGGTGCACCAGGATGCGCGAGCCGGCCGCACAGACCTGGCCCTGGTTGGCGAACAGGCCGAGCGCACACCCGCGCAGCGCGTCTTCGAAAGAGGCATCGTCGAAGACAATCTGGGGGCTTTTGCCGCCCAGTTCCAATGCCACGCGCTTGAACAGCACACCGGCGGTGCGCTGGATTTCGCGTCCGGCCTCGGGGCTGCCGGTGAAGCTGATCTTGGCAACGAGCGGGTGTTCGCACAAGGCGCGACCCACCTCATTGCCGTAGCCGGTGACCACGTTGATCACACCGTCAGGGAAGCCCGCTTCCTGAGCCAGCACCGCCAGGTGCAGGGCAGACTGCGGCGTCTCTTCCGAAGGTTTGATGACCACGGTGCAGCCTGCCGCCAGCAACGCGGCGAGCTTCCAGACGGTGATCATCAACGGAGAATTCCAGGGAACGATGGCGCCGACCACACCCACGGGCTCGCGTACCGTGTACGAAAGAGTCTTGGTGCCGAAGTAGCCACCGGTGGGAATGGTGCGCCCTTCCAGCTGGTTGGCCCAGCCAGCAGCGGCACGCAGGTTGGCGATCGCGTTGGGCAAGTCCATCCGGCGCGGTTCGATGGGTGAGCGACCGATGGCGTTGGCGTCCAGATCGGCCAGCAATTCGCTGTCGCGTTCAACCAGGTCAGCGAGTTTCGATAGCAGTCGACCGCGCTGGGCGCCGTCGAGCTGGCTCCAGGCGCCACCCTCGAGTTGGCGGTGTGCGGCCCCCACTGCGCGGTCCACGTCCTCAGTCGTGCCCTGTGCGGAACTGCCGTACACCTGTTCTGTCACGGGGTTGACGAGGTTTATGCGACGACCGTCGGAGGCTTCGAAGGACGCGCCTTCGATGAAGTGATTCAAGTGCTCAGTCATTTTGCGGTCCATAAGTGATGTGCAGTGGTCGGGTCATGCCTCAAGGGAAGCCAGGGCGTCGCCGAAGATGTCCAGTGCCTTGAAGAACAGCGAGCGTGAGATCGTCAGCGACGGCATGACTCGCATCACGTTGCTATAGCGACCACAGGGAATCATCAGCACGCCGTGGTTCAGCAGGTAGCCCATGAGCTGGCCGATTTTTTCGGGCGCCAGGGGAGCCTTGGTGGCTGGGTCTTCAACCAGTTCGATACCGATCATCAGGCCGCGGCCGCGGACTTCAGCGACGAACGGGCTGTTGAAGCCACGGATACGTTCCTGCGCCTCCAACCCCAGGGTGTGCGCACGGTTGAGCAGATCGAGCTCCGGGTCCTGCAGGATGCTGATGTTGGTCAGCGCCACCGCCGCGGACAACGAGTTGGCGGCAAAGGTGTTGGGCATCGATCCGTCAGGAATCGCGGCCGCCAGGTCCGAACGCATGATCAGGCCCGCCATTGGCAGGTCGCTGCCGATGCCTTTGCCGAACGTGAGCATGTCCGGCTTCACGCCCGAGTGCTCGACCGCCCACATCTTGCCGGTGCGCCCTGCGCCGGATTGCACTTCATCGACGATCAGCAGCGTGCCGCTACGGTCGCATGCTTTGCGCAACAGCTGCAGGAATTCTGGTGAAGGAGGAACGTAGCCGCCTTCGCCCTGCACCGGCTCCACGATAACGGCAGCCACGTCATCGGCGGCGGTGTAGGGGGTGTTCAACAGGTAGTCCACATATTCGCCGGCGATCTGCTCGGCGCTTTTGTGAGTGGTGTCGAAAGGGAAACGGTAGGCGTAAGGGTAGGGGGCGTGAATCACCCCGCCCATTTGGGCTCCGTAACCCTTGCGGTATGCCGTACCTGTCGTCAGGGAACCCGAGGCGTTCCACACGCCGTGGTAGCCTCCATGAAAGGCGATGATCTGGTGCCTCCCGGTGATGCGTTTGGCGAACTTGATGGCTGCTTCAAGCGCATCGCTGCCGCTTTGCGTGAAGAAGGTGATGCAGTCGCCACGCAAGCCGTCGGGCGCGATCTCGGAGAGCTTGGCCGCCAGCTCGGTGCGCCGGGTGCTGTTGACCTCCAGGGCATGCATCAGCACTTCGGACTGTTCGCGGATCGCCTGCACCACCTTCGGATGGCAGCGGCCTACGCTGCTGACGCCCACGCCGGCGGACAAATCGATGTAGGTGTTGCCATCCGGGTCTTTGAAGGTCGCGCCGAAGGCGCGGTCCATGGCCACAGGCATGCGTCCGCCGCCGCGCGCCATCGACTCGGTACGCGCCGACAACGCCAGGGCCTCGCTGGTTTTGGGGCCGGGAAGTGTGCTGGAGGTAATTCGCGGGGCATCCGCGAAATGGAGGGATTCAAGTTTGGCTTCACTCATGACGTTCACTCTGGATGTCGATTTAAGTGTGCTGATCATCTCCGTGGTGTGTGTATGGCCGGTAGCCCGAATTGGCATATGAGTGGACCGCCCTGAGCGCACTGTCCAGTGAATTTAAAATCTCATAAAGAATTGTGCAAAATTCTCACTATGTGCGAATATCGCATAGGAAGGCGATCTAAAAACAAGAATATTGGCAGAGGCTTTCGACATCATGAAAAATCAGACTATCAGCCATTTCAGAGACGTCCATGTCCATGCGGCCACCGTCCAGGAGTGGAGCCAGGACTACAGTCAGCTAACGGCAGGCTCGACTGAGAGTTCGCTGATGCAGTTGTCGACGGCGGGTGTCCACGTCTTTCTCGAGCAGATCAACCAGCGTGTCGTGCAGCACGGCGTGGCTCCCCGAGGCAAGATGTGCTTTGCCGTGCCGATCACCACCCCGGGTTCGATTCGGATGCAGGGACGGGAGGCGGACGATAGCAGCCTGTTCTTTCTTCACGGTGGCGAGGAGTTCATGTTCCATATGCCGATGGGCATGGAGCTGCTGTCGATCACCTTCGAACGTGAATTGTTCGAGCAGGCGTTGGCGCAAACGGCTTCGGCGAAGGAGGTCAGCCTGTTGCTGCGTCAGCCGGTGATCAGGGTTTCCACGCCGCGCTTTGCAGACGCTCGTCGCCGATTGCTGGCGATGTTCTCCCAGGCCCTGGTGTACGAAGAACTCGACAGCACGCGAGATCGGGAGCGGGAGCTGGCGCTGGAACAGGCGATGCTCGGCGAGTTGCTGCAACTCATGACCGACCCGGCATGCGACAAGCAACAACGCTCCGCAAGCTCCACGCGCAGCTTCATTGTCGAGAAATGCCACCGTCTGGCGACCGCGGAGATGATCGACGTGCCCAGCGTGATCGAGTTGTGCCAGCGACTCCAGGTCAGTCGGCGTACCGTGCAGAACAGCTTTCGCTCGGTTGCCGAGACGACGCCGCTGAATTACTTGCGCTCTGTGAGGCTCAACGGTGTACGCCGGACCTTGATGTCCACCCGCGCGTCGCATCTCTCGATCGGCGATGCCGCTGCCCAATGGGGCTTCTTTCACCTCAGCCATTTTGCGGCGGAGTACCAGGAGTTGTTCGCAGAGTTGCCGTCCCATACCCCCCGCGCAGCCATCACCGGTTGCGCTCATGCCTGAACACCCGCCCGCTGAAAGCAGTGTGGGGTGACCGTTGGCTTCACAAGGATGTAGAGAAAGATGAATAGCCTGCGCCGTCTGCTCATGGTCTTCGACCTGTTTCGCCCGGAACAACCGGTCATCGATGTGGACATCATTTGCCGGGAGCTCGGCTACACGTCCGCCACCGCCTATCGTTATCTGCGCGAACTGGGCGACGCGGGCTTTTTGAAGCGATTGCCGCGCGGTTACGCGCTCGGCCCGCGAATCGTCACGCTGGAGCATCTGATGACGAACTACGATCCGTTGTTGGCATGCAGCCGGGATCTGGTCGACAACCTGGTCGTCGACACCGGCCTGGACGCGCTGGTCAGCGAGTGGCATGGCGACTCCGTGGTCAACGTGCTGATCCATCGTGGCTCCGATGCTGGACCGGTCGGTAGCGGCAGGGGGCGGTCGATCGATCTTTTCCACAGCGCGACCTCCCGGGTCGTACTGGCTTATCTGCTACCGCGCCAAATCCGACGTGTTTACGACGCGCACGTGAACCCATCCGAATTGCAGCATCTGGGGCTGGAGTGGAAGCCGTTCATCAAGAGCCTGCTCGCCATCCGCAAGCAGGGCTACTGCATCAGCGAAAGCGAGCTGCACCCAGGACGCAGTGGCGTCGCGGCGCCGATCTTCGACGAAAAGCAGCGCGTCCTAGGGAGCATGACCCTGGTGGGGCGCAGTGAGCGGTTCGGTGCGTTTCAGCAAGGCTATCTGTGCGACCTGGTGACCGGCGCGGCGTCAGAACTGACGGCGCGTCTCGCTTCGCAGTGAGGTCAGGCAGGCGGATGGCGCTGTTCAGGTGATGGCGTAACAGGTTACCGATTTGGGATACCGGGGCGTTCACGGTGAGGCATAGGATCGAATCCAGCGTGCGATAAAAGCGACAAGCTCTATCGGTGATGGTGAACGGCTTGCTGCACCGATCCTACAGCGACTGCCTCATACAATAAGGTCAAGAACATGAGCGTATCTATCCCGATCAACAGTTCGACGGAGTTGAAGCGTGGTGCCCTGGGTGTTGGTTTCATCATCTTCT
The Pseudomonas sp. GR 6-02 genome window above contains:
- a CDS encoding DUF6152 family protein: MTPLSPSPLLRQGLCLLTLFACSALAPVASAHHSFALFDQTQTVSIKGVVERFAWSNPHITIYLDTPGPPAQRFKIETGSVNALQRTGWTAESIKAGETAEVSFKPLKNGEPGGLLVEIKIGDVVLTGGG
- a CDS encoding DUF190 domain-containing protein gives rise to the protein MKGFLVIFFTQQNRRYQGKMLGEWIVDVAKEMGLRGATLSTAIEGFGHTGRLHSSHFFELADQPTEIRMAITEDESERLLKRLEAEEISVFYIKTPIEMGFVGKKTT
- the crcB gene encoding fluoride efflux transporter CrcB; translation: MLKSLAVIAVGASLGAWLRWLLGMKLNALFPTIPPGTVVANMVGGYIIGLAIAFLAASPTLSPEWRLLIITGFCGGLTTFSTFSAETVALIQEGRLLWALGSISLHVVGSLVMTAAGLLSYQIIGMR
- a CDS encoding cytochrome b, whose amino-acid sequence is MNPIDQQTTDRYPTSLRMLHWVRAALIAGLLWAGWHMTGLNDEVASKYELYYPWHKSFGLLVFLVVLTQIALRFRTPVLPQPLETLASYERFLSRLTQRVMYALVVIVPLMGYSMSSTYTMSDGVFFFGVNLPELLPKNDNWFVVFQWLHKVLAYTLLGLILLHVVGALKHRFYDRDPRNDVLRRML
- a CDS encoding aldehyde dehydrogenase family protein, with the translated sequence MTEHLNHFIEGASFEASDGRRINLVNPVTEQVYGSSAQGTTEDVDRAVGAAHRQLEGGAWSQLDGAQRGRLLSKLADLVERDSELLADLDANAIGRSPIEPRRMDLPNAIANLRAAAGWANQLEGRTIPTGGYFGTKTLSYTVREPVGVVGAIVPWNSPLMITVWKLAALLAAGCTVVIKPSEETPQSALHLAVLAQEAGFPDGVINVVTGYGNEVGRALCEHPLVAKISFTGSPEAGREIQRTAGVLFKRVALELGGKSPQIVFDDASFEDALRGCALGLFANQGQVCAAGSRILVHRSIADRFGAALADAAEAVNVGDPRQPGVQMGPVAKKAQFDRVNRYIQLGIDQGASLLAGGVSTPEQGWFVRPTIFTNANNAMAIAQDEIFGPVGTLITFDSEEEAIALANDSSYGLAATVWTTDLVRAHRVAAAVKAGAVGINCWSPLDANLPWGGVKTSGIGREGGFAGAVAYTEEKVITVLLPS
- a CDS encoding aspartate aminotransferase family protein, which codes for MSEAKLESLHFADAPRITSSTLPGPKTSEALALSARTESMARGGGRMPVAMDRAFGATFKDPDGNTYIDLSAGVGVSSVGRCHPKVVQAIREQSEVLMHALEVNSTRRTELAAKLSEIAPDGLRGDCITFFTQSGSDALEAAIKFAKRITGRHQIIAFHGGYHGVWNASGSLTTGTAYRKGYGAQMGGVIHAPYPYAYRFPFDTTHKSAEQIAGEYVDYLLNTPYTAADDVAAVIVEPVQGEGGYVPPSPEFLQLLRKACDRSGTLLIVDEVQSGAGRTGKMWAVEHSGVKPDMLTFGKGIGSDLPMAGLIMRSDLAAAIPDGSMPNTFAANSLSAAVALTNISILQDPELDLLNRAHTLGLEAQERIRGFNSPFVAEVRGRGLMIGIELVEDPATKAPLAPEKIGQLMGYLLNHGVLMIPCGRYSNVMRVMPSLTISRSLFFKALDIFGDALASLEA
- a CDS encoding helix-turn-helix domain-containing protein, producing MKNQTISHFRDVHVHAATVQEWSQDYSQLTAGSTESSLMQLSTAGVHVFLEQINQRVVQHGVAPRGKMCFAVPITTPGSIRMQGREADDSSLFFLHGGEEFMFHMPMGMELLSITFERELFEQALAQTASAKEVSLLLRQPVIRVSTPRFADARRRLLAMFSQALVYEELDSTRDRERELALEQAMLGELLQLMTDPACDKQQRSASSTRSFIVEKCHRLATAEMIDVPSVIELCQRLQVSRRTVQNSFRSVAETTPLNYLRSVRLNGVRRTLMSTRASHLSIGDAAAQWGFFHLSHFAAEYQELFAELPSHTPRAAITGCAHA
- a CDS encoding IclR family transcriptional regulator; protein product: MNSLRRLLMVFDLFRPEQPVIDVDIICRELGYTSATAYRYLRELGDAGFLKRLPRGYALGPRIVTLEHLMTNYDPLLACSRDLVDNLVVDTGLDALVSEWHGDSVVNVLIHRGSDAGPVGSGRGRSIDLFHSATSRVVLAYLLPRQIRRVYDAHVNPSELQHLGLEWKPFIKSLLAIRKQGYCISESELHPGRSGVAAPIFDEKQRVLGSMTLVGRSERFGAFQQGYLCDLVTGAASELTARLASQ